A segment of the Candidatus Neomarinimicrobiota bacterium genome:
TTCATGTCGATTAAGATGGAAAATATCAGCAAGAATTTCCCCATAGTCTCCCATGCGAAGGTTTGTTGATAATTCTCTAAATTCAGGTATTGATGGTATCAGGTACTTTGGCCGTATGGATGAAATCATTATAAATGCTTTTTCGAGAGGATTTTTCTCTTTTGAAGCCTTATATAATGATTGTATAAATTCAGTTCTATAAGGGACTGACATAAAAGAGATGGAATCAACTCCACCGGCAATAAGAAAATCTGCCTGTTTTGTATTAATACTTTCAACAGAGGTGGTGATTGCTCTGAGTCCTGATATGCAGGCAGTATTTATTGTATATGCGTTAATTTGTGGATCAAGACCAAGTTGATAGACAACCTCCCTTGCTATATTTGGCCCTTTTAGATATGGTATTACATTACCCAGTATTATTCCATCAGGTTTGAAATTTTTTAAATTTATCTTCTCAATTATACCCTTTACACAAAGTGAAGCGAGCTCAACAGGTGTTTTATCCCGGTAATAGGTGAGTGCTTTTACAAAGGGTGTTCTCACAAAGTCGACAATATAAATATTGCTCTCCTTACTTAAATTGGATTTTCTGTATCAAAGAATTCAGCCGGGATTCCAAAATTTTTTCTAATATAGTCGGTAATTGCAATTATTCCAAATTTCTCGGTAGCGTGATGTCCTGCTGAGATGAAATGGATTTTTTCTTCTTTGGCAAGATAAAAGGTTTCCTCGCTAACTTCTCCCGTAAGATACAGGTCTAATCTTTCATCAATGGCTTTTTTTATCTCCTTCTGTGCGGCGCCGGAGATTATCCCTATTGTTTTTATTTTTTCCCTGCCAAAGGGAAAAATTATAGATTCCTTTTTTATTTTATTTTTTACTATCTCAAAAAATATTTCTGCCTCTGTTAACTCAATCTCACCTTTTATACCGATATATTGATCTTTTATCTGACCAAAAGGTTCTACTTTTTTTAATCCGAGTTCTTCTGCAAGGAGTATATTGTTTCCTATTTCAGGATGGGCATCAAGGGGTAAATGATAAGCTAAAAGGTTTATATCGTGGCTTAACAGAACTTTTAATCTCTCTTTGTAGCTACCTTTTATCAGAGGTGTATTGTTAAACCATATAAGCCCGTGGTGAACAATTACTGCATTTGCGCCAACTTCAGCTGCTTTTTCAAATAATGCAAGGGAAGATGATACTCCTGTTACAATTTTATTTATTGATTGACTCCCTTCTACCTGCAGGCCGTTCGGACAGTAATCAGCGAATGAATTTATATTTAGATATTCGTTTAGGTTGTTAACCAATTCATCTCTATTCATGATTGTCTTCCTCCTTTCTATTGCATAACGCCGAGAATTTGGGGCGTAGCATAATCACGTTCTTATAATTCACTTGTTGTGCTCCTCTTAATTATTAGAGCTGGTACAGCACAAGCCGCACATGCCTCTCAGTGGCAATTTCTATTCTTGCTTTCTCCGGCTCGAGAGTATCGGCGTTACCATAATGCCTAAACACAATCCTGCAAGCATGTTTCCAATGAGTGCTATAGTAGATTCTACTAGAATAAAGAAACTGTAAGGTATAAGAAAAAGTTAAAAACATTATTAAAATATGCGTTAATCATTTCTCATTAGCCAGCGCACTAGGTTTATTGTTTGCCATAAATCTGATGAATAATTCCATTTTCCATACTTAACAATTTTACTATGAATATTGGATGAATCAAAGACAAAAGAAACATTATATCTTACTTCAATTTCTCAAGACGCGTATCAATATTATATAAAAAAGATTAAGACAATAAAATAAAATTAAAAGCTAAACTAATTATTAACCCATGCTATGCAAACTTAACCAACTTAACTTATTCATAACAAGCAATATTAAATCGTCATTTCATCAACTGTAATAATCTCTGCATATTTTAAGTAAGGGCATTTACCATTCTGAATATGTTTTAAAGCAAACTACGAAGTATATATACAAGTAATAATGAAAGCAGAATATCAATGGATTCTAATTGCGTTGTTCTATAACGTTAAATGGCTACATAAAAATCCCTTATAGTGTGACTAGATCAAAAAAATTGCACTATTTTTACTTTTACAAAATACCTTCGATGTATCTCGACTATAAACCAATTATTTTTGTTTAATAAGCTTAGTTTCTTCACAAGTTTTTTAATATCCGGTGTCTCTATCCAGTCTTCTGGAAAAGTTCATCCGTATGGTGGTACGGTAGAATTGATTGAATTAAGGATAATGAGTAATGAGAGCATGGCCCGTGGACAGACTATACACTGTAAGATTTTTGGAAAAGGAATCAAAGATAAGGAGAAAAAACATGGCCTATCCCGATTAGGGATCCTACGGACACATTACCCCAATGCTAATGCCGATGTAGAATCCTCTCACAGATTAATCGAAGACGAATTCTACTGCATAGAATCATTCAGCTCAGTAAAAGATTTCCTTGTTAAAGCTTCATCCTACCAATTCTATTTCAATTTCCTGAGAAAAAACTCATATAAAAAATTCAAGACCCCGCTTGATATCCTGAAAGATTATAAAATATCCCCAAGTATCGCATTTATGCCTCCTCTCCCGAATAGGGATTCTACGAATAATAGTCGATAAATTACTCGGCAAAAATCCATTAACCATTTACCTTAACCTTAAATTCGGTTTGTACCACCATGTACCTGAACATCTCGCAAGTACAAAACAAAATACCTGAAATGAAAATAGCTGTTGATCTTGACGGTACTATTGTTGAGCATAAATATCATTAAATAGAAGAGGGGAATTTTTTTACTTTTGAAACTTTAAAACAACTATAAAAAAGGGATCATCAAATTATTTTATGGACTTTTAGTTATAGAAAAGAACTGGAGGAGTTCGTGAAATATTGTAGAAAGAAATGGTTTGAATTTTACGCAGTAAATAAAAGTTATCCTGAAGAATAATTTGATTCTGAGACGTGTAGCAGGGAAATTTATGCTAATATTTTTATTGATGACAAAAATTTGGGTGACTTTCCCGGTTGGAGCGAAGTTTGGAAAATGTTGCATCCTGAAATTTATAGCAATAATGTTGACTTGAAAAAGGGAAAAAAGAAAAATAATTTTGTAAAAAAATTTTGAGAAAAATGATATTGTATTTAAATTAAATTATAATGAAAAGCGTTTTGAGAAACCTATATTTTTTATTTTGATGCCATTATTCTTTAATTGTCGTGATAGATGAAAAATGATGTGAATTTATGGTTAACGAAAGTAAAGACAATTACATTTACCGCACTGTTTTTCATTTCGGCGACTGGCTTTACTCAAAAGTGAACGGGATAAACCCTGATTTCTCAAGCCCGGGTTATAAAAAGATTATTATCGCACCATACGTAAATGACACTCTGAAATATGTAAATGCTTTATATAATAGCATATATGCATATATGGTAAAATAGTTTCAAACTGGAAATTTGAACAAAACCGGTTTATACTTAATGTTGAAAAACCCTTTAATACAACGGCAAACATAATTTTGCCATGTAATAGTTTTGAAAACATTGAGATTATAAAGGGAGAAAAAATCAACAAAGACAATATCTCAATAAAGTCAAACCGTGCCTGCATTAATACTGGATCGGGAAAATATACATTTACAATATCTGTTGAAAAATTAATTCAAAATTAAAAGTACATGAAAATTAAATCACTGATAATAATCATACTTATTGTTAATAGCTGCTTGAATTTATTTGCGCAGGAAAAAAGTCTGGTAAATACTTATCATAGCAAATATGCCCGTGTATTTCCGGTAGAAATGGATGATGTTGAGTTAAAAGGAGGATTTTGGGGGCATTGGTTTGATATCTGCAGAGATTCCATGATTACCCATATGTGGAAAATTTACAGTGATCCTGAAATGGCACATGCTTATCAAAATTTCAGAATTGCAGCCGGCCTTGATACCGGACATTTTAAAGGACCTCCGTTTAATGACGGCGATTTCTATAAAATGTTAGAAGCTATGGCTTCAGTTTATGCAAAAACCAAAGACAGTTATTTAGACAGTTTAATGGATACTATTATTTCGATTATAGGGCTGGTTCAACGTGAAGATGGTTATATTCATACCCCAGCATTGATTGAGCAAATTAATCATCCCGATAAAAAGCCCGAATTTAAAAACAGAATTAATTTTGAAACATATAATCTGGGGCATTTGATTACTGCAGCCATTGTACATTATCGCGCTACCGGAAAAACTACCATGCTTCAAATTGCAGAAAAGGCTGCTATGTTTTTATATAATTTTTATAAAAATTATCCAGTCGACTTTGCAAAAAGTACCATATGTCCGTCACATTACATGGGTATAACCGAATTATACCGTACTACCGGCAATCCTGTATATCTCGAATTAGCAAAAGGTTTAATTGAAATCAGAAATCTTGTGGGTGATGAGGGTACTGATCAAAACCAGGATAGAATCCCGTTTAAAAAACAAAGAAAAGCTGTAGGACATGCAGTTAGAGCAAATTATCTATATGCCGGAGTTGCCGACATATATGCCGAAACAGGCGATGATTCATTATTTATTGCCTTAAACAGCATCTGGAATGATATTGACAAACATAAATTATACATAACAGGCGGTTGCGGTGCATTATATGATGGGGTTTCGCCCGACGGAACTACCTACAATCCATCTGAAATTCAACAAGTGCACCAGGCTTACGGCAGAGAATATCAATTACCCAATATCACCGCACATAATGAAACATGCGCCAATATTGGTTATGTACTATGGAACTGGAGAATGTTTCTTATAACAGGAAATGCCCGCTACATCGATAAACTTGAACTGGCAATTTACAATAGCGTTCTTTCAGGTGTCAGTCTGAACGGTAAAAGATATTTTTATACCAATCCTTTGTGTGTTGTCAATAATCTGCCTTTTACACTTCGATGGTCAAAAGTAAGAGAAGAATTTATATCATTAAGTAATTGCTGTCCCCCAAACCTTCTCAGAACTATTGCCGAAATATACAACTACATATATGCCAGAGACGATTCAAGTGTATGGATAAACCTGTATAATAACAGTGAATTATCGGTCAGACTAAACAACAATAAAGAAATAAAACTCAAACAGGTTACCGGCTTTCCATGGGATGGAAAAGTTACTGTTAAAATAACAAAAGCGTCAGGTGGAAAAATACCAATTAAAATAAGAATACCCGGCTGGTCTGATGAAACAATTATAAAGCTTAATGGGAAAAAATATAATACAATAATAAAGACGCAACCATTTTACTATACCGTTTCAAGGGAATGGAAAGAGGGTGATAAAATCGATATTTATTTTGATGTATCGCCTAAAATTATTGTCGCAAACCCACTGGTTGAAGAAGACGCCGGCAAGGGTGCCATCAAGGCCGGTCCAATAGTATATTGCCTTGAATCACCTGACCTGCCTGATAATGTAAATATACTTGATGTACATATCCGGGCAAAAATGAAATTTCAAACAGAATATATAACAATTGAAAATTTTAAAATCAAAGCACTTAAGGGCAAAGTAAAAATAATACAGAATATACCCCATGATAAACTTTACGATAATATAAAGCAACCCATAGTTAAAAATGCCACGGTTAGATTTATTCCTTATTTTGCATGGCAAAACAGAGGAAAATCGGAAATGACAGTCTGGATGCCGATTGATTATTAAAGACATTGCCCGTAAATTGCGGGCATTTTTTTATCTTTCTCCAATTTATATAAAAACACGCCAAAAAGCACAGAAAAGGTAAGTAAAAAAATTATTAGAATAATCTACTAATTCTGCGTGAAATTAATCCTTCATTCATTTTGAATTTTAGTATTTAATAACTTTTATTTTAAATGTACCTATTTGGCTGAGTTAGCCCTCAAAATAAGTGGACAAAATCAAAGAGAACTACACTTTTATGGACATGAAAAAGAGAACATTTACAATTGAAGAGAAGCTCAAAATAATAAAAGAGGCTTCGGAAAATGGCATAGATGTCACATTGAAAAAATACGGGATATATAAGGCTTCGTATTATTCGTGGAAACGCAAATTTGAACAAATGGGCGAAGAGGGGGTTAAAACATGATATGACACCTGCTCAATTGAAGCGTATACGAAAACTTGAGAAAGAAAACCAAATGCTTAAGCAATTACTTGCCGAGAAAGAGCTTGAATACAAATTACAGGAGGAATTGTTAAAAAAGAGATATGCCCCGAGGAAAAGAAGGAACTTGTAAACAAGTACATTTCCCGGGGTCTAAAGAGAGATAAAGCTCTTTATATTGCATGTATTAGCAAACATAAGTATTATTATCAACCTTTAGGAGGCAAAAAAGGTAAAAAGGCAACTGAGCAAACATTGAAACTTACAGATGGCAATACTGAAAAGGTTGATAATAATGAAGTTATAAAAGAGATAAAAAAGATAAAAGAAGATTCAGACAAAAATTATGGGTATCGAAAAATGACCTATGAATTATTATTGCGAGGTTACATAATAAATCATAAAAAAGTTTACTGACTAATGAAAGAGAATCAATTATTGCAAGAAAAACGTAAGAAACAAAATAGAGAATTTGTAAAATACAGAAAGGTTTTACCCACACAACCATTAGAATGTTTTGAAATGATGTTTGGGTAGAAAGAGACAAAAGGCATTGCTATATTTTAAGTGTTATTGATACTTTTACAAGAGTGGTAGTTGGATGGACATGTGGATTTAACATAAAACGAGAGCAAGTAAAAAACTATGGGAACGTATTATAATAAATCATTTAATACTATTTCAGCAATGGTATATTCTCATTATCCTGAAATACTAAACTTCTTTGATAATAGAAGCAGAATCATTTAACGCTAAGATAAAAGCTTTTAGAGCTACTCAAAGAGGGGTTATTGATATACTATTTTTCTTATTTCGGCTTGCTAAAATTTATGCTTAATCCACAACTTTATGAAGTGTTCCGTTAAAACCTTGCAAAATTTTTAAAATGGTACCTGTAAAAAAAATTCAAACAGATTTTTTAAGAGGAGGTTGGATAATATATATCCCTTTTCTCAAGTACAATCAATATAAAATCATAGATTTTCAACTATCGACCTAAAATTTTTAACAAAAATTATCAGAAATAAATCTAGTTTATTTTATAATACCTTTGGCACATATTTCAAAAGTGTATTTATAATCTTTTGCAGGTATTTGATATTTTTCAAGGGGTGCTGCAAGGTAATCCCACGATGTGTTGCCTCCTACTCCCATTTGAATCAAATCGATATTTAAGGTAAGGTAACCGGGATTAACAAGCTCATTTGTATGTTTTGCATTGTTCAAATTTTCTTGTGTCCATGGCCAAACACTCATTGACAATAAACTGTCGGCCTTAATAATAAGATTTTGCTTT
Coding sequences within it:
- a CDS encoding glycoside hydrolase family 127 protein, with the protein product MKIKSLIIIILIVNSCLNLFAQEKSLVNTYHSKYARVFPVEMDDVELKGGFWGHWFDICRDSMITHMWKIYSDPEMAHAYQNFRIAAGLDTGHFKGPPFNDGDFYKMLEAMASVYAKTKDSYLDSLMDTIISIIGLVQREDGYIHTPALIEQINHPDKKPEFKNRINFETYNLGHLITAAIVHYRATGKTTMLQIAEKAAMFLYNFYKNYPVDFAKSTICPSHYMGITELYRTTGNPVYLELAKGLIEIRNLVGDEGTDQNQDRIPFKKQRKAVGHAVRANYLYAGVADIYAETGDDSLFIALNSIWNDIDKHKLYITGGCGALYDGVSPDGTTYNPSEIQQVHQAYGREYQLPNITAHNETCANIGYVLWNWRMFLITGNARYIDKLELAIYNSVLSGVSLNGKRYFYTNPLCVVNNLPFTLRWSKVREEFISLSNCCPPNLLRTIAEIYNYIYARDDSSVWINLYNNSELSVRLNNNKEIKLKQVTGFPWDGKVTVKITKASGGKIPIKIRIPGWSDETIIKLNGKKYNTIIKTQPFYYTVSREWKEGDKIDIYFDVSPKIIVANPLVEEDAGKGAIKAGPIVYCLESPDLPDNVNILDVHIRAKMKFQTEYITIENFKIKALKGKVKIIQNIPHDKLYDNIKQPIVKNATVRFIPYFAWQNRGKSEMTVWMPIDY
- a CDS encoding transposase, with protein sequence MKLTDGNTEKVDNNEVIKEIKKIKEDSDKNYGYRKMTYELLLRGYIINHKKVY
- a CDS encoding Nif3-like dinuclear metal center hexameric protein, encoding MNRDELVNNLNEYLNINSFADYCPNGLQVEGSQSINKIVTGVSSSLALFEKAAEVGANAVIVHHGLIWFNNTPLIKGSYKERLKVLLSHDINLLAYHLPLDAHPEIGNNILLAEELGLKKVEPFGQIKDQYIGIKGEIELTEAEIFFEIVKNKIKKESIIFPFGREKIKTIGIISGAAQKEIKKAIDERLDLYLTGEVSEETFYLAKEEKIHFISAGHHATEKFGIIAITDYIRKNFGIPAEFFDTENPI